One genomic region from Candidatus Woesearchaeota archaeon encodes:
- the uppS gene encoding polyprenyl diphosphate synthase — MINHIGFIMDGNRRYGDKYNLSKKEAYRAGMEQFLNFVKYQVKHNIFETSFYALSTDNYENRGEDLRPIGDLIQNFFKDDDLEEYFIKHKIKLCLRGEIDELEEKDRKERKIKLFVSDLRKRFEKCNAKIGQEFKYRVNIAINYDGQKEILRSFKSIYEKISNGSLDFEKVDEKTIKNNIYYNDSKSPEIIVRPGDSPRISGFMLWDSKYSELYFTKKLWPEMNEEDFVEILDWFKSIKRNFGK, encoded by the coding sequence ATGATTAATCATATTGGATTCATAATGGATGGAAATCGTAGGTATGGAGATAAGTATAATTTATCCAAAAAGGAAGCTTACAGAGCTGGAATGGAACAATTTTTAAATTTTGTTAAGTATCAAGTTAAACATAATATATTTGAAACATCGTTTTACGCCCTATCAACTGATAATTATGAAAATCGTGGAGAAGATTTGAGACCTATAGGAGACTTAATCCAAAATTTTTTTAAAGATGATGATTTAGAAGAGTATTTTATCAAACATAAAATTAAACTTTGTTTGAGAGGTGAAATTGATGAATTGGAAGAAAAAGATAGGAAAGAGAGGAAAATTAAGCTTTTTGTTTCAGATCTAAGAAAAAGGTTCGAGAAATGTAATGCAAAAATTGGTCAAGAGTTCAAATACAGAGTAAATATTGCAATAAACTATGATGGACAAAAAGAAATTTTAAGATCTTTTAAGAGTATTTATGAGAAAATTTCTAATGGAAGTTTAGATTTTGAGAAAGTTGATGAAAAAACTATTAAAAATAATATTTATTATAATGATTCTAAATCTCCTGAAATTATTGTGAGACCTGGAGATTCACCAAGAATCTCAGGATTTATGCTTTGGGATAGCAAATACAGTGAATTATATTTTACAAAAAAATTATGGCCAGAGATGAATGAAGAAGATTTTGTAGAGATTCTCGATTGGTTTAAATCTATTAAAAGAAACTTTGGTAAGTGA
- the gap gene encoding type I glyceraldehyde-3-phosphate dehydrogenase — MKDNILSEIKEEISSNKKVRVAINGFGRIGRMIFRAGFNDPNIEFVAINDLSGADAARYFLQYDSAQGQFPTKVEVDGEYLVVGDRRVKVLGEKDIEKLPWKDLDIDVVAECTGRFVDREQVDIHIKNGAKKVVISAPGKGDVFYLVRGVNDEEYKNEFKVVSNGSCTTNSMSAIVNELYKKYGIEKGMFATIHSVTGDQRILDSVHPKLRRGRAAPFNIVPTSTGAAQAVIKLIPELEGKLHGIAYRVPTITGSITDLNLELKKNITKEEINSFLKEICSTKLHGIVEYSEEELVSSDIIGNPHSGVIDAQSTEVVGRNLLKLAVWYDNEYGFSNRMIEVIKLISKK, encoded by the coding sequence ATGAAAGATAATATACTAAGTGAAATTAAAGAAGAAATTTCTTCAAATAAAAAAGTAAGGGTTGCAATTAATGGATTTGGAAGAATTGGAAGAATGATATTTAGAGCTGGATTTAATGATCCAAACATCGAATTTGTCGCAATTAATGATTTATCTGGAGCTGATGCAGCAAGATATTTCTTACAATATGATAGTGCACAAGGCCAATTCCCTACTAAAGTTGAAGTTGATGGTGAGTATCTAGTTGTAGGAGATAGAAGAGTTAAGGTTTTAGGAGAAAAAGATATAGAAAAACTACCTTGGAAAGACTTAGATATTGATGTTGTAGCTGAATGTACTGGAAGATTTGTAGACAGAGAACAAGTAGACATTCATATAAAAAATGGTGCAAAAAAAGTTGTAATCTCTGCACCAGGTAAAGGGGATGTATTTTATCTGGTTAGAGGAGTTAATGATGAAGAGTATAAAAATGAATTTAAGGTTGTATCAAATGGTTCTTGTACAACAAATTCTATGAGTGCAATAGTTAATGAATTATACAAAAAATATGGTATTGAAAAAGGAATGTTTGCAACGATTCATTCAGTAACTGGAGATCAAAGAATTTTAGACTCTGTACATCCAAAATTAAGAAGAGGAAGAGCAGCACCATTCAACATCGTTCCAACTTCAACAGGTGCAGCGCAAGCAGTAATTAAATTAATACCTGAATTAGAAGGCAAACTTCATGGAATTGCATATAGAGTTCCAACTATAACTGGGAGTATTACTGATTTGAATTTAGAATTGAAAAAAAATATAACAAAAGAAGAAATCAATTCATTCTTAAAAGAAATTTGTAGTACAAAACTCCATGGCATTGTCGAGTATAGTGAAGAAGAATTAGTATCTTCAGACATAATAGGAAATCCGCATTCAGGAGTAATTGATGCTCAAAGTACAGAAGTTGTTGGTAGAAATCTATTAAAACTTGCAGTATGGTATGATAATGAATATGGATTTTCAAATAGGATGATTGAAGTAATAAAACTAATCAGTAAGAAATAA
- a CDS encoding nucleotidyltransferase domain-containing protein gives MDFEQKKKKNDNEEQYHIENLRIVRDFSKKLILEMDDLVKAIVIFGSNTHDTLDKDSDIDLMIILDNVSVFVTDELKEAYRIIVSKLASKYPNKLHLMSVNFSDYWDMVRKGDPIVINVLRYGIPLYDKNIIAPMQYLLEIGKIKPSRETVYTYMARSQTLLEETSKHLDDSVLDLYYAIIDMVHASLIVEKKMPPSPKEMPHIFKETFKNKPLAKYSKIIEEFYKIAKGIEHKKGIKINGVKYDELKIKAEEVVLELKKHIDVSITKKDLFEL, from the coding sequence ATGGATTTTGAACAAAAGAAAAAGAAAAATGATAATGAAGAACAGTACCATATTGAAAATTTAAGAATTGTTAGAGATTTTTCTAAAAAACTTATTTTAGAAATGGATGATCTAGTTAAGGCAATAGTTATCTTTGGTTCAAATACTCATGATACTCTAGATAAAGATTCAGATATAGATTTAATGATAATTCTAGATAATGTTTCAGTTTTTGTGACTGATGAACTAAAAGAAGCTTATAGAATTATTGTTTCAAAACTTGCATCAAAATATCCCAATAAACTTCATCTTATGAGTGTAAATTTTAGTGATTATTGGGATATGGTTAGGAAAGGAGACCCTATAGTTATTAATGTTTTAAGATACGGAATCCCACTTTATGATAAAAACATAATAGCTCCAATGCAATATTTGCTTGAAATTGGAAAAATTAAACCTTCAAGAGAAACAGTTTATACTTATATGGCGAGGTCTCAAACACTTTTAGAAGAGACTTCTAAACATTTAGATGACTCTGTATTAGATTTGTATTATGCAATCATTGATATGGTGCATGCTTCTTTAATTGTTGAGAAAAAAATGCCTCCTTCCCCAAAAGAGATGCCACATATATTCAAAGAGACTTTCAAAAATAAACCTTTAGCAAAATACTCGAAAATAATTGAAGAGTTTTATAAAATTGCAAAAGGTATAGAACATAAAAAAGGAATTAAAATTAATGGTGTGAAATATGATGAGCTTAAAATTAAAGCAGAAGAAGTAGTTTTGGAATTAAAGAAACATATCGATGTAAGCATCACAAAAAAAGACCTATTTGAGTTATAA
- a CDS encoding RluA family pseudouridine synthase — protein MSIEINITKEFDGVKPKNFIKKNIDIPFFKVVNLIKDKRITINGKKIKQDDILREGDVLKVWPNDITLREKKKYQENMEDLGIEVVFENDNFIIFNKIAGVVVQGAQHDDKSFSLHLAWYKNKIGDESSYEYFHAHRLDKDTSGLLAVAKNEIAIRNLNEIFRQRDVVKKYVCLCVGEFEEKEGKVEVLMTRNPQGSHEKMRIVEKFEKETKKSLSLYKVLEEYEDKDGDIFSLVEVEIKTGITHQIRVHMKSLGHAILGDKMYGNSFLNRKYEDRLSRQFLHAKYLKFNYEGEEFEVEAPITLDLENFLKNLKKF, from the coding sequence ATGAGTATTGAAATAAATATTACTAAAGAATTTGACGGAGTTAAACCTAAAAATTTTATTAAGAAAAATATTGATATTCCATTTTTTAAAGTTGTTAATTTGATTAAAGATAAAAGAATTACTATAAATGGGAAAAAGATTAAACAAGATGATATTTTAAGAGAAGGAGATGTTCTTAAAGTTTGGCCAAATGATATAACTCTTCGAGAAAAGAAGAAATACCAAGAGAATATGGAAGATTTAGGTATTGAAGTTGTTTTTGAGAATGATAATTTCATTATTTTTAATAAAATTGCAGGAGTTGTTGTTCAAGGAGCCCAACATGATGATAAATCTTTTTCACTTCATCTTGCATGGTATAAAAATAAAATTGGTGATGAGAGTAGTTATGAATATTTTCATGCACACAGATTAGACAAAGATACTTCTGGACTTTTAGCTGTTGCAAAAAATGAGATTGCAATTAGAAATTTGAATGAAATCTTTAGACAAAGAGATGTTGTTAAGAAATATGTTTGTTTGTGTGTAGGAGAATTTGAAGAAAAGGAAGGAAAAGTTGAAGTTTTAATGACTCGAAATCCTCAAGGTTCTCATGAGAAGATGCGTATTGTTGAAAAATTTGAGAAGGAAACTAAAAAGAGTCTTAGTTTATACAAAGTTCTTGAAGAGTATGAAGATAAAGATGGAGATATATTCTCATTAGTTGAAGTAGAAATTAAAACTGGCATTACACATCAAATTAGAGTTCATATGAAATCTTTAGGTCATGCTATACTAGGAGATAAAATGTATGGTAATTCATTTCTTAATAGAAAGTATGAAGATAGATTGAGTAGACAATTTTTACATGCCAAATATTTAAAATTTAATTATGAAGGTGAAGAATTTGAAGTTGAAGCTCCAATTACTTTAGATTTAGAAAACTTTTTGAAAAATTTGAAAAAATTTTAG
- a CDS encoding phosphotransferase, translating into MELKLKQIKKFENLKFNLKNLPRQINHGDFLTPNCFFNFEGDFKYLIDFEHIVYTYRIYDIVKTSLFLSREEEYEISNSGKYNFEKIIYFIKEYMIYNPLISAELELIPYLVLFMSIKSDLVLYGNYIAKNSNVRDFLPKGNMSFYYTWWEKNYLNLKQSMEKEFI; encoded by the coding sequence GTGGAATTAAAATTAAAACAAATTAAAAAATTTGAAAATTTGAAATTTAATTTAAAAAATTTACCTAGACAAATTAATCATGGAGATTTTTTAACTCCTAATTGTTTTTTTAATTTTGAGGGCGATTTTAAATATTTGATTGATTTCGAGCATATTGTTTATACTTACAGAATTTACGATATAGTGAAAACTAGTTTGTTTTTATCAAGGGAAGAGGAATATGAGATTTCTAATAGTGGAAAGTATAATTTCGAAAAAATTATATATTTTATTAAAGAGTATATGATCTATAATCCTTTAATTTCTGCAGAGTTAGAATTAATTCCGTATTTAGTTCTTTTTATGTCTATTAAATCTGATTTGGTTCTATATGGAAATTATATTGCAAAAAATTCTAATGTTAGAGATTTCTTACCTAAAGGAAACATGTCATTTTATTATACTTGGTGGGAGAAAAATTATTTAAATTTAAAACAATCAATGGAAAAAGAATTCATCTAA